The DNA window TTACGCCAATTTAGGGATGAAGATTCTAAGTTAGAAGATCACCCGCAGAAGGCGTAATCCAACTAAGCTCATCTTGTCAGGATTAAAAACGGCATATTCTTCGCTTTTATGCGCTAGTTCTTCATGAACAATTAGCTATTATGATTCTATTCAAATAAAATAATGGTTATTTTAAGCAGGCATAGCTCTTTAAGATGGGAAAGGATAACCTGCTACCCCACCGTTGTAAATCCACCGAATCATAGCAGCTTTCCCAAGGACATAACCAACCCCTTCTTTTGTACAATCTCATGACTAAGCACGAGAAAATTGTAGATCGACAGGTCGGCCGCAATGCCGAATTGTTTGCCCGGTCTATCACTGAACTCGAAACTCCTGAGCAACGTTACCCTTACCTCCGCATCCTGATCAGCATCGTTGAGCAGGCCCATCCTGAATGGAACCAGGCGCCACAGAAAGACCGCCAGATGGGCCAGATGATCTCAAAGATGAGCAATGATTTGCTCGATGTTGACGAAGTTGCCGAGGTAGTCCGTGTGCGTGATGAGGAGCGTGGGTTCTTTTACGATTGATCTGACAAAATACCTGCGCACTGAAGCACGCTGCGTTAAGATCTGCTCCTGACTCTGGATCCTGCAGCACCAGCACAGCACCGTTCGTTTATTTGTGCCGGCTTTTCTTCAGCCGGCAAGCCTGTCCGGATTATCCCTGATAAAACTAGCCCAATCCTTGTGCTGTGATGCACCGGGTTTGTTGCGTCTGTGCGCGTGGCATATCGCCACGGCCAGCGCGTCTGTTGCGTCAAATGCCGACGCACCGGAGGGGCCGGCTTCTTTTATGTCGAGAATAGACCGCACCATAAACCACACCTGCTCCTTCGCTGCATTACCGCTCCCGCAAACCGATAGTTTAACTTCTTTCGGCGTGTACTGTACAATTGAAACCTCTCTGTTCAATGCGGCCAACATCGCGGCAGCCTGTGCACGCCCAAGTTTCAGCATCGCCTGCGGGTTTTTACCATAGATAGGCATTTCAATTGCACTTTCATCCGGCTTGCAACGCACAACCACCTGCGCCAGCCTGTCATAGATTTGCTTCAGCCGCACTTCGTGGCTTTTCGTAGCATCGAGCTTAAGCGCGCCATACTCCACCAGCGTTTCTTTCCCCTTCACAACGTCGATGACGCCGTATCCTGTTACGCGTGAGCCTGGATCAATGCCGAGTATGCGCATGAGGAGTGAGGAGTGAGGAGTGAGGAGTGAGGAGTGAGGAGTGAGGGATAATCACTTCGACATTCAGCGTTCCTTGTTCGGTGTTCGATATTCAAGGAGTTGCAAGCCCCGCAGAGATCCTTCGCACGGCTCAGGATGACGTTGAAGGAAGCAGTTCATCAATCCTAAATCAAGAAAGCGCAGCAATGGTTGCTTCGTCAAAGTGAAGCGTGGAGTACACCGCCTGTACGTCTGACAGTTCTTCGAGCAGGTCGAGTAGTTTTACAATGCGCTTTGCGGCATCCGGGTCGAGAGTCACAGTTGTCGTTGCAATGCGGGTCAGGTTTGCCTCTTCTATTTCTATAGATGCCCCTTGTAGCGCAGCCTGGACAGCGCCGAAGTTCTCTACTGGCATTGTGACCACAAACGTACCGTCATCATGGGTAAGGTCATCAGCGCCGGCATCTGCAACCAACTCAAAAAGCGCCATTTCGTCGTGTGTTGCCTCAGGAATTTCGATCAAGCCTTTCCGGTCGAACAGGTATCCTACTGAACCAGACTGCCCAAGGCTACCGCCATGTTTGCTAAACAGGTGACGTACGTCTGCCACGGTGCGGTTGGTGTTGTCAGTCAACGTTTCTACAAAGATGGCAACGCCATTGGGGCCGTATCCTTCGTAGTTGACTTCCTCATAGTCTGCGCCGGCAATTTCGCCCGTCCCACGTTTGATGGCACGCTCAATATTATCCTTGGGCATGTTCTCGCTTTTCGCTTTCTCAACCGCGAGTGCGAGTTTTGCGTTCATCCCTATATCGCCACCGCCATCTTTGGCAGCAACCATAATGTCACGGGTAATCCGTGCCCATGCTTTAGACTTCTTTGCGTCGGTCGCGGCTTTTTGCCGCTTGATTTTTGACCATTTATTGTGGCCTGCCATGTCCGCTTCCCTTACTGTTTTGAGGTTACTGTATAATCTAACTTTATTAACGCCGACCGGTTCGTGCAAAATGGCCGGCTCAGGCGTCACTCATGCTCTTCCTTGATTGCACGCAACACCCGCTCCATGTTCTCAGCGGAACGTACAATCTTAGCCATCGCACTGCGTAGTTGAGAAACCGTCGAAGGGTACCAATAGAATTCCGGCTTCAGCTGTGCATCTGCTGTATAAAATGCGGCTTTACCCTGATGGACAACAGGGGCAATATACTGTAGGGACGCACGCCTGAATTCGTCGCTGACTTTCACAAAGTACTTCTGATTCCCCCTGTAAAACCGGAGGGCATACAGCAAGTTCAGGCTGTCTTGCTTCGTGTCGCGCGATGCAATCAAGGCGCTGACTTCGTCTGACGACAAGTCACCATTAATCTGATAGTATGGCTGCAAAGGCTCACTGGGTGGCCACTGCTGCACAAA is part of the Bacteroidota bacterium genome and encodes:
- a CDS encoding DUF4290 domain-containing protein; translation: MTKHEKIVDRQVGRNAELFARSITELETPEQRYPYLRILISIVEQAHPEWNQAPQKDRQMGQMISKMSNDLLDVDEVAEVVRVRDEERGFFYD
- the ruvC gene encoding crossover junction endodeoxyribonuclease RuvC; this translates as MRILGIDPGSRVTGYGVIDVVKGKETLVEYGALKLDATKSHEVRLKQIYDRLAQVVVRCKPDESAIEMPIYGKNPQAMLKLGRAQAAAMLAALNREVSIVQYTPKEVKLSVCGSGNAAKEQVWFMVRSILDIKEAGPSGASAFDATDALAVAICHAHRRNKPGASQHKDWASFIRDNPDRLAG
- a CDS encoding YebC/PmpR family DNA-binding transcriptional regulator; its protein translation is MAGHNKWSKIKRQKAATDAKKSKAWARITRDIMVAAKDGGGDIGMNAKLALAVEKAKSENMPKDNIERAIKRGTGEIAGADYEEVNYEGYGPNGVAIFVETLTDNTNRTVADVRHLFSKHGGSLGQSGSVGYLFDRKGLIEIPEATHDEMALFELVADAGADDLTHDDGTFVVTMPVENFGAVQAALQGASIEIEEANLTRIATTTVTLDPDAAKRIVKLLDLLEELSDVQAVYSTLHFDEATIAALS